One window from the genome of Bacillus weihaiensis encodes:
- a CDS encoding STAS domain-containing protein yields MKDELRYIGQKVVEKKIELAKKVDFGTDGQLMQKIAVSKFPLTERVEYRAKLIGYFGEALYEDTEIIKERVSDWAAKAAHVAINDHISLSSTLRGIYSYRTVIWDVFTEELEKRKFAPITMLDVSKIIDPLIDIVCSIIGEEFEKHNHNLMKVAYTALEELSVPVVPLTEGLAIVPLVGNIDTHRAKLIMDVTLHEAAKLKLTDIIFDVSGVPIIDTMVANQLFHIVHALRLLGVKVMLTGIRPEIAQTIISLGMDFSGIQTRASMKQALEEIGILKS; encoded by the coding sequence ATGAAGGATGAATTAAGATATATTGGTCAAAAGGTCGTTGAGAAAAAAATAGAACTTGCTAAGAAAGTGGACTTTGGGACAGATGGGCAACTCATGCAAAAAATAGCTGTCTCTAAATTTCCATTAACAGAGCGTGTGGAATATCGTGCTAAATTGATTGGCTATTTTGGAGAAGCCTTGTATGAGGATACTGAGATCATAAAGGAAAGAGTTAGTGATTGGGCTGCAAAAGCAGCTCATGTAGCAATCAATGATCATATTTCGTTAAGTAGTACATTACGAGGAATTTACTCGTATCGTACGGTCATATGGGATGTCTTTACTGAGGAATTGGAAAAAAGAAAATTTGCACCAATTACAATGCTTGATGTTTCAAAGATTATTGATCCGCTTATTGATATTGTGTGTAGTATTATCGGGGAAGAATTTGAAAAACATAATCACAACCTTATGAAAGTGGCTTATACGGCATTAGAGGAATTATCTGTCCCAGTTGTTCCCCTTACAGAAGGGCTAGCCATTGTCCCGCTTGTTGGAAATATCGATACACATCGAGCGAAATTAATTATGGATGTTACGTTACATGAAGCTGCTAAGCTGAAATTAACAGATATTATCTTTGATGTTTCGGGAGTTCCGATTATTGATACAATGGTGGCGAACCAGCTTTTTCACATCGTCCATGCATTACGATTACTAGGTGTGAAAGTGATGTTAACAGGAATCCGTCCGGAAATTGCCCAAACGATTATCAGTTTAGGTATGGATTTCTCAGGTATCCAAACAAGAGCAAGCATGAAGCAAGCTCTAGAGGAGATTGGAATTTTAAAATCATAA
- a CDS encoding immunity protein YezG family protein, giving the protein MSFETELNELYKEIAQQVNDMIPTEWDNFYFNGEVKEREGGVFFFFTPKGEEQHIFSHYIPKLYSIDKRAYNKELHKLFQLTVELQKVFTNNDQDPWFSVTLILNDTGKLNVHFDYTNWHESEFGPTARIKYFEYKYISQNKEQLDFDLLERMKEFEEK; this is encoded by the coding sequence ATGAGTTTTGAAACAGAATTAAACGAGTTATATAAAGAAATTGCACAACAGGTTAATGATATGATTCCAACTGAATGGGATAATTTCTATTTTAATGGTGAAGTTAAGGAAAGAGAAGGAGGAGTTTTCTTCTTTTTTACGCCGAAAGGTGAGGAACAACACATTTTTTCGCATTATATCCCAAAATTATACAGTATAGATAAGAGGGCTTATAATAAAGAACTACATAAATTATTTCAACTAACTGTTGAACTCCAAAAAGTTTTTACTAATAATGACCAAGACCCTTGGTTTTCAGTGACATTAATATTAAATGATACAGGTAAATTAAATGTACATTTTGATTATACAAATTGGCATGAAAGTGAATTTGGTCCAACAGCTAGAATTAAGTATTTTGAATATAAATATATAAGTCAAAACAAAGAGCAGCTAGATTTTGATTTATTAGAGAGAATGAAGGAATTTGAAGAAAAGTAA
- a CDS encoding DNA/RNA non-specific endonuclease, producing the protein MVNEVKEIDFGKHIIKGENGKKQLLPNTKYVTNNNYKYTTDELGRIVNVDAPELVLKKANRNKYAQANVGGKDRLPDDDGGHLIGAQFNGPPDIDNLVPQNSQINRRGGVWYEMETEWANALKEVPPKKVSVSIEPIYSNNSMRPDSFMVEYEIEGQFPVIREIANKSGG; encoded by the coding sequence ATAGTCAACGAAGTTAAAGAAATTGATTTTGGAAAGCACATAATAAAAGGTGAGAATGGTAAGAAACAACTACTCCCAAATACTAAGTACGTAACCAATAATAACTACAAATATACTACCGATGAACTTGGACGTATTGTAAATGTAGATGCTCCCGAACTTGTATTGAAAAAGGCTAATAGAAATAAATACGCTCAGGCAAATGTAGGCGGAAAAGACAGATTACCAGATGATGATGGCGGACATTTAATAGGAGCACAATTTAATGGTCCTCCTGATATTGATAATCTTGTACCACAAAATAGTCAAATTAATAGGAGGGGTGGAGTTTGGTACGAAATGGAGACTGAATGGGCCAATGCATTGAAAGAGGTACCGCCCAAGAAAGTCTCTGTTAGTATTGAACCGATCTATTCTAATAATTCAATGCGACCAGATTCCTTTATGGTCGAATATGAAATTGAAGGCCAATTTCCAGTGATTCGCGAGATTGCAAATAAATCAGGAGGCTGA
- a CDS encoding MDR family MFS transporter, whose product MEHLENRQKVLIMIAVMSAMFFAAVNMTIVGTSLPKIVAQIGGMDYFDWVFTVYMLTSTITAMLVGKLSDIYGRKIFILIGIGIFMLGAFLSGTSQNIIQLILYRGLQGFGGGMIMSSAFTTVGDLFAPRERGRWQGLLGATFGLSSLFGPTLGGYIVDNFDWHWIFWVFLPIGFFAFALILRLYPSQKAKEKEPIDFLGSITLTIAIVSLLLGFTWAGGKYEWLSFEIIGLFSLTVLSLVAFVFIELKAKSPVLPLFLFKNSVFTVSNIAGMLMGMGMFGTIMYVPFYVQGVQGESATVSGLVEMVMTIAMVISSILVGNFITKTGKYKVVGLVGILIMAVGLILNSTLTTDSTLTILILQLIVIGIGLGVNMPVFNLTVQNAVSQKYLGVATSAMQTFRQIGGTIGVAFLGSVMGARMENELSNAQQADMPAPPPEVTESMAHLQNPQVLMDTAQLESIQNELPAEMSPVIEQFISILKEALNSALTTVFLVSAVIVTLAFIVTLFLKEIPLRTTNDDDEEGAVEHQQ is encoded by the coding sequence ATGGAACATTTAGAAAATCGACAAAAGGTCCTCATCATGATAGCCGTTATGTCTGCCATGTTCTTTGCAGCGGTGAATATGACGATCGTCGGTACTTCTTTACCGAAGATTGTTGCTCAAATTGGTGGAATGGATTATTTTGACTGGGTATTTACCGTCTATATGCTTACGTCAACGATTACTGCCATGTTAGTGGGTAAGCTTTCAGATATCTATGGACGTAAGATCTTCATCTTAATCGGAATTGGGATATTTATGCTTGGTGCCTTCTTAAGTGGTACGTCTCAAAATATTATTCAACTTATTTTATACCGAGGACTTCAAGGCTTTGGTGGCGGTATGATCATGTCGAGTGCCTTTACAACAGTTGGCGATTTATTCGCACCTCGTGAACGCGGAAGATGGCAAGGATTACTTGGCGCGACATTTGGATTATCCAGCTTATTCGGTCCTACACTTGGAGGATATATTGTTGATAATTTTGACTGGCATTGGATCTTCTGGGTATTCTTACCGATTGGGTTCTTTGCGTTTGCCTTAATTTTACGACTCTATCCATCTCAAAAAGCAAAGGAAAAAGAACCGATTGATTTCCTAGGATCCATCACATTAACCATTGCCATTGTTTCCTTATTACTTGGCTTCACATGGGCCGGTGGTAAATACGAATGGCTTTCATTTGAAATTATCGGGTTATTCTCGTTAACCGTTTTATCCTTAGTTGCGTTTGTATTTATTGAATTAAAAGCAAAAAGTCCCGTTCTACCACTATTCCTCTTTAAAAACAGTGTGTTTACGGTATCAAATATCGCTGGGATGCTAATGGGGATGGGGATGTTTGGTACGATTATGTATGTACCCTTCTATGTACAAGGGGTTCAAGGTGAATCTGCAACCGTTTCTGGTTTAGTCGAAATGGTTATGACAATTGCGATGGTAATCTCAAGTATTCTTGTTGGTAATTTCATCACAAAAACAGGGAAATATAAAGTCGTTGGGTTAGTTGGAATTCTTATTATGGCTGTTGGATTAATCCTAAATTCAACGTTAACAACAGACTCGACATTAACCATATTAATCCTTCAGCTAATTGTCATAGGAATTGGTCTTGGTGTAAATATGCCTGTATTTAATTTAACGGTTCAAAATGCAGTAAGTCAAAAATACTTAGGTGTTGCTACCTCTGCTATGCAAACGTTTAGACAAATTGGAGGAACAATCGGAGTAGCTTTTCTAGGCTCTGTCATGGGAGCTAGAATGGAAAATGAGCTTTCAAATGCGCAACAAGCTGATATGCCTGCCCCACCACCTGAGGTAACAGAGAGTATGGCTCACTTACAAAATCCTCAAGTCTTAATGGATACAGCACAGCTTGAAAGCATTCAAAATGAACTTCCTGCTGAAATGAGCCCTGTAATTGAACAATTTATCTCTATCTTAAAAGAAGCCTTAAATTCAGCCCTTACTACTGTATTCTTAGTTAGTGCCGTAATTGTTACGCTTGCCTTTATCGTCACATTATTCTTAAAAGAAATTCCTTTACGAACCACAAATGATGACGACGAAGAAGGGGCCGTAGAGCATCAGCAGTAA
- a CDS encoding sensor histidine kinase yields MITSLLIITIGLLPLVLALNVISIYKGSELGVALLMYMISITLWQLSIGVLYLHWLLPSEIILQLFRFFRIGPTSFVPITFYIIYLLVSKHAPNIKNTAIYRGFLSIFNKKILWMLIVWSTGIYIMNWTSLGIEGLRTVETKAKSVLLFPVYGDFNFLYLFHTGSIVILVIIIMLLTNGIQNHSLKSFLKSFSLCSMLLFVAGVLNFIPGTGAVLSSFGVIIFTSTIIFSFVRMNNVTTNHYNLLLERQKKLDYLGNVSTSLIHEVKNNLQIIKAYSKLLPESTSLPKESMNMVNMIQLASNQLEELTTSYTDYIHKKSIDFRVVDLNELIDASLHLTNEMTRLKDIDVTFVKNFKNVKAYVSPTYLKQVFINLIKNSSEAIQEDQSDKKIVIETNMIQDKIIIDVSDSGIGIKEYEWEDIFDPFHSSKETGMGIGLPFVRKIMFEHRGEIFVLRSSEAGTTFRCILPQYEFM; encoded by the coding sequence GTGATTACATCTTTACTAATCATAACGATCGGACTCTTGCCGCTTGTTCTAGCCCTTAACGTTATCTCCATTTATAAGGGCTCTGAATTAGGTGTAGCGTTATTAATGTACATGATTTCAATTACCTTGTGGCAGCTAAGTATAGGTGTTCTTTACCTTCATTGGTTGCTTCCTAGTGAAATCATTCTACAATTGTTTCGTTTTTTTCGAATTGGACCTACTAGCTTTGTTCCAATAACGTTTTATATTATCTATTTGCTCGTTAGTAAGCATGCACCAAATATTAAGAATACAGCCATTTATCGTGGGTTCTTGTCGATTTTTAATAAAAAAATTCTTTGGATGTTAATTGTGTGGAGTACGGGCATATATATTATGAACTGGACGAGCCTTGGAATTGAGGGGCTACGCACCGTTGAAACAAAGGCGAAATCGGTTCTTCTTTTCCCGGTATATGGGGATTTTAATTTTTTATACTTATTTCATACGGGTTCAATCGTTATTCTAGTTATTATTATAATGTTGTTAACGAATGGGATACAGAATCATTCTCTTAAATCATTTCTAAAAAGCTTCTCACTTTGTTCAATGCTCCTTTTTGTAGCTGGTGTACTTAATTTTATTCCTGGAACTGGTGCGGTTTTAAGTAGCTTTGGTGTGATTATTTTTACATCAACCATCATCTTCTCATTTGTACGAATGAATAATGTAACGACGAACCATTATAATTTATTACTGGAACGTCAGAAGAAGCTGGATTACTTAGGTAATGTTTCAACTAGCTTGATTCATGAGGTGAAAAATAATCTTCAAATTATTAAGGCGTACTCGAAATTACTACCTGAAAGCACGTCTTTGCCTAAAGAAAGTATGAATATGGTAAATATGATTCAACTTGCATCGAATCAATTAGAGGAGCTGACAACTAGCTACACAGATTATATTCATAAGAAATCCATTGATTTTCGAGTAGTGGACCTAAATGAATTAATTGATGCGTCACTACATCTGACTAATGAAATGACGAGGTTGAAGGATATTGATGTGACCTTTGTAAAGAATTTTAAGAATGTAAAGGCGTATGTTAGCCCGACGTATTTAAAGCAGGTGTTTATTAATTTAATAAAAAATAGCAGTGAGGCTATACAAGAAGATCAGAGTGACAAGAAAATTGTGATTGAGACGAATATGATTCAGGATAAAATTATCATTGATGTTTCAGATAGTGGTATCGGCATAAAAGAATATGAGTGGGAAGATATTTTTGATCCCTTTCATTCTTCTAAGGAAACAGGAATGGGAATTGGGCTTCCATTTGTTCGGAAGATTATGTTTGAACACCGTGGGGAGATCTTTGTCCTAAGGAGTAGTGAAGCAGGTACGACCTTTCGTTGCATTTTACCTCAATATGAGTTCATGTAG
- a CDS encoding two-component system sensor histidine kinase NtrB, with product MNDLPSSLDMKKLEKENALLRDTLLTLPISFTYHHPDGYTISKGEKDGIIHMEKTDRIPSDTPSIQTRCNDFKEIEAFLTSILDFVPHHIVFVDKDGIVTLCNVQTAKDLEVHRDDIIGKHIRELLRIPDDQIAILESIRTEKEFTNKEVLDTNYGIINTRIIRDSDGSISRVIGTFYFLNVIKEAEKQALAGRIAAGIAHEIRNPLTTVRGYLQFLSHDDEEKKDLFTKVLIPEIDRANKIITDFLSIAKPANTSTETLNVKAFLTDYLGKFLKTEALLYNAELFFDLHPQTKNVYLLGHSDELLQVFMNLLRNSLQAKGENPLKITVKTALIDHSIQIHFIDNGKGIPSSLLPHVFDPFFTTKDEGTGLGLSVSKKIIENHRGTMSVTSDERGTKFTINIPVSKKNS from the coding sequence ATGAACGACCTACCTTCCTCACTTGATATGAAGAAATTAGAAAAGGAGAATGCTTTGTTAAGAGACACCCTCTTAACTCTTCCCATTTCCTTTACATATCACCACCCTGACGGATATACAATCTCAAAGGGAGAAAAAGATGGAATCATCCATATGGAGAAAACAGATAGAATTCCAAGTGATACACCTTCCATTCAAACACGGTGCAATGATTTTAAAGAGATTGAGGCCTTTTTAACAAGCATCTTGGATTTTGTCCCACATCACATTGTCTTTGTAGATAAAGACGGGATTGTGACATTATGTAATGTGCAAACTGCGAAAGATCTTGAAGTACACAGAGACGACATCATTGGAAAGCATATCCGAGAGCTCTTACGTATTCCTGATGATCAAATTGCTATACTTGAATCCATTAGAACGGAAAAAGAATTTACGAATAAAGAAGTACTTGATACAAACTATGGGATTATCAATACACGAATTATAAGAGATTCAGATGGATCTATTTCACGAGTAATTGGGACCTTTTATTTCTTAAATGTAATCAAAGAGGCTGAAAAACAAGCATTAGCAGGAAGAATTGCCGCTGGAATTGCCCATGAAATTCGCAATCCCTTAACGACAGTTCGCGGATACTTACAATTTCTAAGTCACGATGATGAAGAAAAAAAAGACCTCTTCACTAAGGTGCTCATACCTGAAATTGATCGTGCTAATAAAATCATTACCGACTTTCTAAGTATCGCAAAACCAGCCAACACTTCAACAGAAACGTTAAATGTAAAAGCATTTTTAACGGACTATCTTGGAAAGTTTCTAAAAACGGAGGCTCTTTTATATAACGCAGAGTTATTTTTCGATCTTCACCCTCAAACAAAGAATGTGTATCTATTAGGACATAGTGATGAGCTTCTTCAAGTGTTTATGAATTTATTACGAAATTCTTTGCAAGCAAAAGGGGAAAATCCATTAAAGATAACTGTCAAAACAGCTTTAATAGACCATAGCATCCAGATTCATTTTATTGATAACGGAAAAGGCATCCCCTCCTCGCTTCTTCCACATGTATTTGATCCTTTCTTTACAACAAAGGATGAAGGAACAGGCCTAGGTTTGTCCGTTTCAAAGAAAATCATTGAGAATCACAGAGGAACGATGAGCGTCACAAGCGATGAACGAGGTACAAAATTCACAATCAATATACCTGTAAGTAAAAAGAATTCTTAA
- a CDS encoding helix-turn-helix transcriptional regulator: protein MGFKETGYLNNRLAILRAEKKWSQKHVADQIGVSRQTIISLENNRYSPSLKLAFEIAHLFEVDINEVFQYMTKEEIK from the coding sequence TTGGGATTTAAAGAAACAGGATACCTTAACAATCGACTGGCCATTTTAAGAGCAGAGAAAAAGTGGTCACAGAAGCATGTTGCAGATCAAATAGGTGTAAGCAGACAAACAATCATTTCTCTAGAAAATAATCGTTATAGTCCTTCTCTTAAATTGGCATTTGAAATTGCCCATTTATTTGAAGTAGATATTAACGAGGTTTTCCAATACATGACTAAGGAGGAAATAAAATGA
- a CDS encoding TetR/AcrR family transcriptional regulator, protein MKGKEVKNGLEPKKERIILTATKIFSAKGYFSTSVQEIAEECSMSKASLYKLFPSKEDLFIEVFEYHQNILFDKVASISFASHYSPRELLIKQISTQIEVFLEQRNFITMQLKEIPLSGNNKLKKMMRQLKTRIVGWQRNVLIEAYGEEIKPYSWDLTVTVQGLLKEYITVADQYKEWDGNEMATYIVDRLDYIKTDLLQTKPKPLFSEEEMENLLSPSPTLCTKDHVDILLSRIKIVIDSMNPSDNKEHLEQSFDMLIKELETEDPKVFLLDVLLHYFMKEEQLKSTATKLRSLLVGGEKWNI, encoded by the coding sequence GTGAAAGGAAAGGAAGTGAAAAATGGATTGGAGCCAAAGAAAGAACGAATCATCCTGACTGCTACCAAAATATTTTCTGCCAAAGGATACTTTTCAACTTCTGTTCAAGAAATAGCAGAAGAATGTTCGATGTCAAAAGCTTCCTTATATAAGCTTTTCCCTTCTAAGGAGGATTTGTTTATTGAAGTTTTTGAGTACCATCAAAACATCTTGTTTGATAAGGTTGCCTCGATTTCCTTTGCTTCTCATTATTCTCCTAGGGAATTACTTATTAAACAAATCAGTACTCAAATTGAAGTATTTTTAGAACAAAGAAATTTTATCACGATGCAACTAAAAGAAATACCTTTGTCTGGAAACAATAAGCTAAAAAAAATGATGAGACAGCTAAAAACTAGAATTGTTGGATGGCAAAGAAACGTATTGATTGAAGCCTATGGTGAAGAAATAAAGCCCTATAGCTGGGACTTGACTGTAACCGTGCAAGGCTTACTAAAGGAATATATAACTGTGGCCGATCAGTACAAAGAGTGGGATGGAAACGAAATGGCTACATATATTGTTGACCGTCTAGATTATATAAAGACTGATTTACTTCAAACAAAACCGAAACCACTCTTCTCAGAAGAAGAGATGGAAAATCTACTTTCACCTTCTCCTACCCTTTGTACGAAAGATCATGTCGATATCCTACTAAGCCGTATAAAAATAGTTATCGATTCTATGAATCCATCAGATAATAAAGAGCATTTGGAGCAATCGTTTGACATGCTTATAAAAGAACTTGAAACAGAAGATCCAAAGGTTTTTTTACTTGATGTACTACTGCATTATTTCATGAAAGAAGAACAATTAAAGTCGACCGCTACGAAATTACGGTCGCTATTAGTAGGAGGAGAAAAATGGAACATTTAG
- a CDS encoding recombinase family protein, whose translation MNVVGYIRVSTQGQARDGYSLKYQEEEIKAYCKEKGLSLIHIFRDEGISGAKLNKEALEIDRVGLQEMLAHLSSVQIDYVVVLNTSRLWRSDIVKVLIQRELKKYGCDIKSIEQPFYSIHKKDPNDFLVNGLMELLDQYQRLEIALKLTKGRNKKAKEGGYAGGRATFGYTKQKVEKELKIHNGHAEVVKRFFQLKQKYKKWSLSRLAEALNEEGYQTTQRKAFTKVQVKRILDRESFYQGIYTYGQIQANGKHEAII comes from the coding sequence TTGAACGTTGTTGGGTATATACGAGTCTCAACTCAAGGGCAGGCAAGAGATGGATATAGTTTGAAATATCAAGAAGAGGAAATTAAAGCATATTGTAAGGAAAAAGGCTTGAGCTTGATACACATCTTTAGAGATGAAGGAATCAGTGGCGCAAAACTGAATAAAGAAGCACTAGAGATAGACAGGGTGGGCTTACAGGAAATGTTGGCTCACCTTTCGTCTGTCCAGATTGATTATGTGGTAGTGCTGAACACAAGCCGATTATGGCGGTCAGATATTGTAAAGGTGCTAATACAACGAGAGTTGAAGAAATATGGCTGTGATATTAAGAGTATTGAACAACCATTTTACAGCATTCACAAAAAAGACCCAAACGACTTTTTGGTCAATGGATTAATGGAGTTATTAGACCAATACCAACGACTTGAAATAGCCCTAAAACTAACAAAAGGGAGAAATAAAAAGGCAAAGGAAGGCGGATATGCAGGAGGAAGGGCGACATTTGGCTATACCAAACAAAAGGTTGAAAAAGAACTAAAAATACATAACGGGCATGCAGAAGTAGTAAAAAGATTCTTTCAACTTAAACAAAAATATAAGAAATGGTCACTGTCAAGGTTGGCGGAAGCATTGAATGAAGAAGGGTATCAAACAACCCAAAGGAAAGCATTTACGAAAGTACAAGTGAAGCGGATATTAGACCGAGAAAGCTTTTATCAAGGGATATATACATACGGACAAATACAGGCAAATGGAAAACATGAAGCAATAATTTAA
- a CDS encoding beta-ketoacyl synthase N-terminal-like domain-containing protein has protein sequence MSKIVVTGYGIRAPGTENIECFRSNLMRGICCLDTVTNLTYKNETTIVGLIEDFGIDDSSHKEYRRLPRTALLGIAAGKEAITYARLHHVKNKRIGVFFGISLGNTGSQEFQAAITHSNENKYRKIPITFGHLSNTHSITASISYFLGGNDVTKTITTGCTSSLEAVQDARIYLKSGLIDIAIVGGVDSPISKAASFVFSKTNVLPLNQSLEEGAIPFQSTSKGFAMSEGAGVIILEREEDAQKRGVNIIGEIEDVVSNNDGQPIYSQDTSGDQLLKALRVVVKNRRPDYVNSQALGIQVNDLIEKRASYELFQHEVPFTSIKSMIGNPFGAVGIMQVISSLLSIEYGFIPPTIRTNQKGFEEMKIVRNLIVQQVNSVAITNHGYGGNNAAAYIKRR, from the coding sequence ATGAGTAAAATTGTCGTTACTGGTTATGGTATTAGGGCACCGGGAACAGAGAATATTGAATGCTTTCGAAGTAACTTAATGAGAGGTATTTGTTGCCTTGATACTGTGACGAACCTTACTTATAAGAATGAAACAACGATAGTAGGCCTCATAGAAGATTTTGGGATAGATGATTCAAGCCATAAGGAATATAGACGGCTACCAAGAACAGCTTTACTAGGTATTGCAGCAGGTAAAGAGGCTATTACTTATGCTCGGCTTCATCATGTGAAGAATAAGAGGATAGGGGTTTTCTTTGGAATTTCACTTGGGAATACTGGAAGTCAGGAGTTTCAAGCTGCAATTACTCATTCAAATGAAAATAAATACCGCAAAATACCAATAACGTTCGGACATTTATCAAATACTCATAGTATTACAGCTAGTATTTCCTATTTTCTTGGTGGAAATGATGTGACGAAAACCATTACTACGGGATGTACGTCTAGCTTAGAAGCTGTACAGGATGCACGTATTTATTTAAAGAGTGGCTTAATCGATATTGCGATAGTCGGTGGAGTAGATAGTCCTATAAGTAAAGCGGCGTCCTTTGTCTTTTCGAAGACAAACGTGTTACCGTTGAATCAGTCCCTAGAAGAAGGGGCTATTCCATTTCAATCGACTAGTAAGGGCTTTGCGATGTCAGAGGGTGCGGGTGTCATTATTTTAGAGAGAGAAGAGGACGCACAAAAGAGAGGGGTAAACATTATTGGAGAGATTGAAGATGTGGTTTCCAATAATGATGGCCAACCTATTTATTCTCAAGATACATCCGGAGATCAATTGCTTAAAGCATTAAGAGTCGTTGTGAAAAATAGAAGGCCTGACTATGTCAATAGTCAAGCATTAGGAATTCAAGTGAATGACCTTATTGAAAAACGAGCTTCCTATGAGTTATTTCAACATGAGGTTCCCTTTACGTCAATAAAAAGTATGATAGGAAATCCGTTCGGAGCTGTTGGCATCATGCAGGTGATCTCATCCTTGTTAAGCATTGAATATGGGTTTATTCCTCCTACTATTCGGACGAATCAAAAAGGATTTGAAGAAATGAAGATTGTAAGAAATCTGATAGTCCAACAGGTGAATTCCGTTGCAATTACCAACCATGGCTATGGTGGAAATAATGCAGCAGCCTACATAAAACGCAGATGA